The Paenibacillus sp. FSL R7-0204 genome includes a region encoding these proteins:
- the ilvB gene encoding biosynthetic-type acetolactate synthase large subunit — protein sequence MSAQLPEEVRSIEQLREKWKNPEVVSGSEILLRSLVLEGVDTVFGYPGGAVLYIYDALYGFEDFKHILTRHEQGAIHAADGYARASGKPGVCIATSGPGATNLVTGIATAYMDSVPLVVITGNVFSSLIGTDAFQEADITGITMPITKHSYLVRDVEDLPRIIHEAFHIANTGRKGPVLIDIPKDVSAAMTLFTPAEHQGVNLRGYNPRTVPNKLQLDKLVKAIEAAERPIIIAGGGVIYSGAHESMYEFVKRTEIPITTTLLGLGCYPSGEELWMGMPGMHGTYTANNAIQQCDLLINIGARFDDRVTGKLDGFAPKAKIVHIDIDPAEIGKNVATDIPIVGDVKTVLEMLIPDVKRASKADAWRTQIAQWKLDQPYRYKDSETELKPQWVIQMINDTTKGEAIVTTDVGQHQMWAAQYYKFNHPRSWITSGGLGTMGFGFPSAIGAQMAHPQRLVVSINGDGGMQMCSQELAICAINKIPVKIVVINNQVLGMVRQWQNLIYEKRYSYTDLAGSPDFVKLAEAYGVKGLRATNKEEASAAWKEAMETPGPVLVEFVVPKDENVYPMVTQGSTIDQMLMGDE from the coding sequence ATGAGCGCGCAATTACCGGAAGAAGTGCGGTCGATAGAGCAGTTACGTGAGAAATGGAAAAATCCTGAGGTGGTATCGGGGTCTGAGATCCTGCTTCGCAGCCTGGTACTTGAAGGTGTAGATACGGTATTCGGATATCCGGGCGGGGCTGTACTTTATATCTATGATGCGCTTTATGGCTTCGAGGATTTCAAACACATTCTGACACGCCACGAGCAGGGAGCGATCCATGCGGCTGACGGGTATGCAAGAGCAAGCGGTAAGCCTGGCGTATGTATTGCGACTTCAGGTCCGGGAGCAACCAATCTGGTAACCGGGATTGCTACGGCCTACATGGACTCTGTTCCGCTGGTAGTGATTACCGGGAACGTATTCTCCAGCCTGATCGGTACCGATGCTTTCCAGGAAGCGGATATTACCGGGATAACGATGCCGATTACGAAGCACAGCTATCTGGTAAGGGATGTTGAGGACCTGCCGCGCATTATTCATGAAGCCTTCCATATTGCGAATACGGGACGTAAAGGTCCGGTACTGATCGATATTCCGAAGGATGTATCGGCGGCGATGACATTGTTCACTCCGGCAGAACACCAGGGAGTTAACCTTCGCGGCTACAATCCGCGCACGGTTCCCAATAAGCTGCAGCTCGATAAACTGGTGAAGGCTATTGAGGCGGCGGAGCGTCCGATTATTATTGCAGGCGGCGGAGTCATCTACTCTGGAGCGCATGAGTCCATGTATGAATTCGTGAAGCGCACGGAGATTCCAATTACTACTACATTGCTGGGACTGGGGTGTTACCCGAGCGGCGAAGAGTTGTGGATGGGAATGCCGGGAATGCACGGCACATACACAGCCAATAATGCCATTCAGCAATGCGATCTGCTGATTAACATCGGTGCCCGGTTCGATGACCGCGTAACCGGCAAGCTGGACGGCTTCGCTCCCAAAGCGAAGATCGTGCATATCGATATTGATCCGGCCGAGATCGGCAAGAATGTAGCAACTGATATTCCTATTGTGGGCGATGTTAAGACGGTTCTGGAAATGCTGATCCCGGATGTGAAGCGTGCCTCGAAGGCCGATGCCTGGAGAACACAGATTGCCCAGTGGAAGCTGGACCAGCCGTACCGGTACAAGGATTCGGAGACGGAGCTGAAGCCGCAGTGGGTCATCCAGATGATCAATGACACCACCAAAGGTGAAGCTATTGTGACGACTGACGTAGGCCAGCATCAGATGTGGGCTGCTCAATATTACAAGTTCAACCATCCGCGTTCATGGATTACTTCGGGGGGCCTTGGAACAATGGGCTTCGGATTCCCGTCAGCGATCGGGGCGCAAATGGCCCATCCGCAGCGGCTCGTAGTCTCCATTAATGGTGACGGCGGCATGCAGATGTGTTCCCAGGAGCTTGCGATCTGTGCGATCAATAAGATTCCGGTCAAGATCGTTGTGATCAACAATCAGGTACTCGGGATGGTTCGTCAGTGGCAGAACCTGATTTATGAGAAGCGTTACAGCTATACCGATCTGGCCGGCAGCCCGGACTTTGTGAAGCTGGCTGAGGCTTACGGTGTGAAGGGCCTGCGGGCAACGAACAAGGAAGAAGCCAGCGCCGCCTGGAAAGAAGCCATGGAAACACCTGGACCTGTCCTGGTAGAATTCGTTGTCCCCAAAGACGAGAATGTCTACCCGATGGTAACCCAAGGGTCTACCATTGATCAAATGCTGATGGGGGATGAATAA
- a CDS encoding GNAT family N-acetyltransferase: MIRYRRPRQDDTIIYDLIEKQLVPLSHLPQTIINQVRKDLPRRLGQGVTLVACPDYDSDPLGFVHFLLHGDLLYIDMLAIAPGARRKRYGNMLMDRAERFALSRACHRAKVSVDTGNTAGLAFYEKLGYSVARYQPQNYCYELEKQFR; encoded by the coding sequence ATGATTCGTTACCGCAGACCCAGGCAGGATGACACGATTATTTATGACTTGATTGAAAAGCAGCTTGTCCCGTTATCCCATCTTCCGCAGACAATCATTAATCAGGTCAGGAAAGATCTGCCCCGCCGTCTGGGACAGGGAGTCACACTTGTTGCTTGTCCCGACTACGACAGCGATCCGCTGGGATTCGTGCATTTTCTGCTGCATGGCGACTTGTTATATATTGATATGCTCGCTATTGCCCCGGGAGCAAGGCGTAAGCGCTACGGTAATATGCTCATGGACAGGGCAGAGCGGTTTGCACTATCCCGTGCATGCCATAGAGCGAAGGTTTCCGTAGATACCGGAAATACCGCTGGTCTGGCTTTTTATGAAAAACTGGGCTACAGCGTAGCCCGTTATCAACCGCAAAATTACTGTTATGAGCTTGAGAAACAGTTTCGCTGA
- a CDS encoding ABC transporter permease: MDFVVLGQLLNTTLVFSTALIFASLGGIFSERSGVVNIGLEGLMMFGAFAAAVGGYYAQDAGMGEWAPWVGVLCAMAVGVIGSLIHAVAAITFKADQTISGTVINFLAAGSTLYMVKLFFEGSGETPLIDGFSKVAIPGLSKIPVIGEGIFNSYPTTYLAIILVIVIYFVLFKTPFGLRLRAVGEHPSAADTLGVNVNKMRYIGVMLSGLLAGIGGATITLTTTGTFAHNTISGQGFIAIAAMIFGKWNPLGAFGAAVFFGFSQAIRNYVQLFEWSKSIPQEFIFMIPYVLTIIVLVSAVGRSSAPKALGEPYDPSKR, translated from the coding sequence ATGGACTTCGTAGTCTTAGGCCAACTGCTCAATACGACGCTTGTTTTTTCCACAGCGCTAATATTTGCCTCCCTCGGCGGCATCTTCTCTGAACGATCCGGTGTTGTGAACATCGGACTTGAAGGTTTAATGATGTTTGGTGCCTTTGCAGCTGCCGTAGGTGGCTACTATGCTCAAGATGCAGGTATGGGCGAATGGGCACCTTGGGTCGGCGTGCTTTGTGCCATGGCTGTAGGAGTAATCGGTTCACTGATTCATGCAGTGGCTGCGATTACCTTCAAGGCTGATCAGACGATAAGTGGTACGGTTATTAACTTCCTGGCCGCAGGCAGCACATTGTACATGGTTAAGCTGTTTTTCGAAGGATCAGGCGAAACTCCGCTAATCGACGGATTCAGCAAAGTGGCGATTCCCGGGCTCTCCAAGATTCCGGTCATCGGCGAGGGGATATTTAACTCCTATCCAACCACTTATCTGGCGATTATCTTAGTCATTGTCATTTATTTCGTCCTGTTCAAAACTCCGTTCGGACTGCGTCTGCGTGCAGTCGGGGAACATCCGAGTGCGGCTGATACCCTGGGTGTCAACGTCAACAAGATGAGATATATCGGAGTAATGCTGAGCGGGCTGCTGGCGGGGATCGGCGGAGCCACTATTACATTGACTACTACAGGTACGTTTGCGCACAATACGATCTCGGGACAAGGCTTCATTGCCATTGCTGCGATGATTTTCGGGAAGTGGAATCCGCTTGGTGCCTTCGGTGCTGCGGTATTCTTCGGCTTCTCCCAGGCGATCCGCAACTATGTCCAGCTGTTTGAATGGTCCAAGAGCATTCCGCAGGAATTCATCTTCATGATTCCTTATGTGTTAACCATTATTGTTCTGGTGAGTGCAGTGGGCCGTTCCTCGGCACCTAAGGCGCTTGGTGAACCTTACGATCCGAGCAAACGCTAA
- a CDS encoding ABC transporter permease: protein MSRLRKIFATDSYIVPLVAILLGFLVGAIVMLFGGYDPIAAYSALFKRVFGSPYDFGEAIREMTPLMLTGLAVAFAFRSGMFNIGADGQVMIGMTAASVVGIKLGGVLPGFLLVPLAVIAAAVCGGLWAGIAGYLKAKRGINEVITTIMLNWIALFLSNYIVRTFLLLQGQNRSEDNPASLSMTFLFSTFDNARLHWGTVIALAAATFFYVYLWKTKQGYEMRAVGLNPHAAEYAGMNVGRNVVKAMFISGVFAGLAGAGEVLGVFHYQSVFAASPGYGFDGIAVALLGLTHPLGVILAAILYGTLTYGSAGMSFGADVPPELIRIVIGSIIFFIAAQGIVRWVLKPFYFKRKKEKVL from the coding sequence ATGTCTAGACTCCGGAAAATATTCGCAACAGACAGCTATATCGTTCCGCTTGTAGCGATTCTGCTGGGTTTCCTGGTAGGTGCTATTGTCATGCTGTTTGGCGGTTACGATCCTATTGCAGCCTACTCTGCGCTGTTCAAGCGTGTGTTTGGCAGCCCGTATGATTTCGGTGAGGCGATCCGTGAGATGACTCCGCTGATGCTGACGGGTCTGGCTGTAGCCTTTGCCTTCCGCTCAGGGATGTTCAACATTGGTGCGGACGGGCAGGTCATGATCGGAATGACGGCTGCATCTGTTGTCGGCATTAAGCTTGGCGGCGTATTGCCCGGTTTCCTGTTAGTCCCGCTTGCAGTCATTGCAGCCGCTGTGTGCGGCGGACTATGGGCCGGTATTGCCGGATATCTGAAGGCTAAGCGCGGAATTAATGAAGTTATTACAACAATCATGTTGAACTGGATTGCGCTCTTCCTGTCGAACTATATTGTCCGGACGTTCCTGCTTCTGCAGGGACAGAACCGGTCGGAGGATAATCCGGCTTCTCTCTCCATGACCTTCCTCTTCTCCACCTTCGATAACGCCCGTCTGCACTGGGGAACTGTAATTGCCCTGGCAGCAGCTACCTTCTTCTATGTCTATCTGTGGAAGACCAAGCAGGGTTACGAGATGCGCGCAGTAGGTCTGAATCCGCATGCTGCTGAGTATGCAGGCATGAATGTTGGACGTAACGTGGTGAAGGCTATGTTCATCAGCGGCGTGTTCGCAGGATTGGCAGGCGCTGGTGAAGTGCTTGGCGTCTTCCATTATCAATCGGTATTTGCAGCTTCACCTGGTTATGGATTCGACGGTATCGCTGTTGCCTTGCTCGGATTGACTCATCCGCTGGGTGTCATTCTGGCTGCCATTCTTTACGGCACGTTAACGTATGGCTCGGCTGGTATGAGCTTTGGCGCCGATGTGCCGCCGGAGCTGATCCGTATTGTGATTGGTTCGATCATATTCTTCATTGCTGCGCAAGGCATTGTACGCTGGGTGCTCAAACCGTTTTACTTCAAGCGCAAGAAAGAGAAGGTGTTATAG
- a CDS encoding ABC transporter ATP-binding protein, protein MSAAAPVVELKQITKRFPGIVANDSISLTLEKGEIHALLGENGAGKSTLMNIVFGLYQPDEGSIEIDGKPVIIDNPNKAIELGIGMVHQHFKLVDPFTVTENIVLGMEPKKGLKIDYKSAAEQVRKLSEQYGLQVNPNAKIHDISVGMQQRVEIMKTLYRGADILIFDEPTAVLTPQEITELMAIMKRLVAEGKSIILITHKLKEIMHISDRVTIIRRGKVIDTVKTAETNPNELAEKMVGRGVTFKVDKQTPHIGESILKLSNVSSKSKDGVPVLNNLSFEVKAGEILGIAGVDGNGQSELIQAITGLRKIDSGSIQVSGKEIANLSPRKVSEMNVSHIPEDRHKHGLVLDFTVSENMVLETYYKSPYNQNGFLNTEVINKHAEDLVRQFDVRTPSIENKARSLSGGNQQKAIIAREIDKNPTLLIAAQPTRGLDVGAIEFVQKQLIAQRDQGKAVLLISFELDEIMNVSDRIAVIYEGQIVGEVFPQDTNDQELGLMMAGSLKRGGHADV, encoded by the coding sequence ATGAGTGCTGCGGCTCCTGTCGTAGAGTTGAAGCAAATCACAAAACGCTTTCCCGGTATCGTTGCGAACGACTCTATTAGTCTGACGCTGGAAAAAGGGGAGATCCATGCGCTGCTTGGTGAGAACGGGGCAGGCAAATCAACCTTGATGAATATCGTATTCGGACTGTATCAGCCCGATGAAGGCAGCATCGAAATCGACGGGAAACCGGTTATTATCGATAACCCCAATAAAGCTATTGAACTTGGCATTGGTATGGTTCACCAGCATTTCAAGCTTGTTGATCCTTTTACGGTCACCGAGAATATTGTTCTGGGCATGGAACCGAAGAAAGGTCTTAAAATTGACTATAAATCCGCTGCGGAGCAGGTTCGTAAGCTATCTGAGCAGTACGGGCTCCAAGTCAATCCAAATGCCAAAATTCATGACATTTCGGTAGGCATGCAGCAACGGGTAGAAATTATGAAAACCCTGTACCGCGGAGCGGATATACTTATATTCGACGAGCCTACCGCTGTACTTACGCCGCAGGAAATTACGGAACTGATGGCGATTATGAAGCGGCTCGTTGCTGAAGGTAAATCTATTATCCTGATCACGCATAAGCTGAAGGAAATTATGCACATCTCTGACCGTGTCACGATTATCCGGCGCGGTAAGGTAATTGATACGGTGAAGACCGCGGAGACCAATCCGAATGAGCTGGCTGAGAAGATGGTCGGACGCGGGGTTACGTTCAAAGTGGACAAGCAGACACCGCATATTGGCGAGAGCATCCTGAAGCTGTCTAATGTCAGCAGCAAGAGCAAGGATGGCGTGCCTGTGCTGAATAACCTGAGCTTTGAAGTGAAGGCAGGGGAGATTCTCGGAATCGCCGGAGTGGACGGTAACGGCCAAAGTGAGCTGATTCAGGCCATTACTGGGCTACGCAAGATTGATTCGGGCTCGATCCAGGTCTCCGGTAAGGAGATTGCTAATCTGTCTCCGCGTAAGGTATCTGAAATGAATGTCTCCCATATTCCGGAGGACCGTCACAAGCATGGTCTGGTGCTGGACTTCACTGTAAGTGAGAACATGGTTCTGGAGACGTATTATAAGAGTCCGTACAACCAGAACGGATTCTTGAACACAGAAGTGATTAACAAGCATGCCGAAGATTTGGTAAGACAGTTCGATGTGCGTACACCTTCCATAGAGAACAAAGCCCGCTCCTTATCCGGCGGTAATCAACAAAAAGCGATTATTGCGCGGGAAATAGACAAGAATCCGACTCTGCTGATTGCCGCACAGCCAACACGCGGACTGGATGTCGGGGCGATTGAATTTGTGCAGAAGCAGCTCATTGCCCAGCGGGATCAAGGCAAGGCAGTATTGCTGATTTCTTTTGAATTGGATGAAATAATGAATGTATCTGACCGGATTGCCGTTATTTATGAAGGACAGATTGTCGGAGAAGTATTCCCGCAGGACACGAACGACCAGGAACTGGGTCTGATGATGGCGGGCAGTTTGAAGCGGGGAGGTCATGCGGATGTCTAG
- a CDS encoding BMP family lipoprotein: MKKFYQLSLVMVMAFTVILAGCGNNNSANSGSNAGTATTAPTDAAATEAPEATKAPKAVKLGLVTDVGGVNDKSFNQSSWEALEAMEKDFGAEIKYLQSKSNADYEPNLNQFVKGGYDLTWGIGFDLGDAVLKVAKENPNANLAIIDSVVDAPNVESVTFAENEGSFLVGVVAGMTTKTNKVGFIGGMESPVIKRFEVGFKAGVEAVNPNAKVTITYAGAYDKPDTGKSLAATLYDAGNDIIFPAAGATGNGVFNEAKSRNKAGGSKVWVIGVDKDQSLEFGDDVTLTSMIKRVDEAVKKVSQQVVDGTFKGGTTTVLSLKDNGVGLPETSKANVSADILAKVDEYSKKIIDGTVVVPAE; this comes from the coding sequence ATGAAGAAGTTTTACCAACTATCTTTGGTTATGGTTATGGCCTTCACTGTCATTCTGGCAGGTTGCGGTAACAATAACAGCGCTAATTCCGGCTCCAATGCTGGAACAGCAACTACTGCACCAACAGACGCAGCTGCAACAGAAGCACCTGAAGCAACTAAGGCTCCTAAGGCTGTCAAGCTGGGTCTCGTAACTGACGTAGGCGGAGTTAATGACAAGTCCTTTAACCAGTCTTCTTGGGAAGCACTGGAGGCTATGGAGAAGGATTTCGGCGCTGAAATTAAATACCTGCAGAGTAAATCCAATGCAGACTATGAGCCTAACCTTAACCAGTTCGTTAAAGGCGGCTATGATCTGACTTGGGGAATCGGCTTCGACCTTGGCGATGCTGTACTGAAGGTTGCCAAAGAAAACCCGAATGCCAATCTGGCCATCATCGACAGTGTAGTGGACGCTCCTAACGTTGAATCTGTAACCTTTGCCGAGAACGAAGGCTCCTTCCTGGTGGGGGTTGTTGCTGGTATGACAACCAAAACCAACAAAGTAGGTTTCATCGGTGGTATGGAAAGCCCGGTTATCAAACGTTTCGAAGTGGGCTTCAAAGCCGGCGTAGAAGCGGTTAACCCTAATGCAAAAGTAACTATCACTTATGCAGGTGCTTATGACAAGCCTGATACAGGTAAATCTTTGGCTGCAACGCTGTATGATGCCGGCAACGACATTATTTTCCCTGCTGCAGGCGCAACAGGCAACGGCGTATTCAACGAAGCAAAATCCCGCAACAAAGCCGGCGGTTCTAAAGTATGGGTTATCGGCGTCGACAAAGACCAGTCCCTGGAATTTGGCGATGATGTAACGCTGACTTCCATGATCAAACGTGTTGACGAAGCGGTTAAGAAGGTTTCCCAGCAGGTTGTTGACGGAACATTCAAAGGCGGAACTACAACTGTTCTTAGTCTGAAAGACAACGGTGTAGGTCTCCCTGAAACTTCCAAAGCTAACGTTAGTGCAGATATTCTGGCTAAGGTTGACGAATACAGCAAAAAAATCATTGATGGAACAGTTGTTGTTCCTGCCGAGTAA
- a CDS encoding acyl-CoA thioesterase, whose translation MEQEHTPQAAPDFKYCHESRVFKTGRVFPNDVNNHKTLFGGKLMSTIDEVASISAMRHCRVNVVTASADSVDFLLPIRPTDSVCFESFVSWTGRTSIEVFVKIISENLYTGERAVAATSFLTFVAMNEDGTTAPVPAIVAQTDEEKLICQSADERSALRKLRRSSSKKLASLLSTTKYWE comes from the coding sequence ATGGAACAAGAACACACACCACAAGCTGCACCCGACTTCAAATACTGTCATGAATCCCGCGTATTCAAAACCGGCCGTGTCTTCCCGAATGATGTGAACAATCACAAGACACTGTTCGGCGGCAAGCTGATGAGCACCATTGATGAAGTGGCCTCCATCTCGGCCATGCGCCACTGCCGGGTCAACGTCGTAACGGCATCCGCTGACTCTGTAGACTTCCTCCTGCCGATCCGGCCGACGGATTCCGTCTGCTTCGAATCCTTTGTCTCCTGGACGGGCCGTACCAGCATCGAGGTATTCGTCAAGATTATCTCCGAGAATCTCTATACAGGCGAACGCGCCGTTGCCGCTACTTCATTCCTGACCTTCGTAGCCATGAATGAAGACGGCACTACAGCCCCTGTTCCGGCCATCGTGGCCCAGACCGACGAAGAGAAGCTGATCTGCCAGTCTGCGGACGAGCGGTCCGCCCTGCGCAAGCTGAGACGCTCCAGCAGCAAGAAACTCGCTTCGCTGCTCAGCACTACAAAATACTGGGAATAG
- the rplT gene encoding 50S ribosomal protein L20 — MARVKGGFVVRRRHKKVLKLAKGYFGSKHRIFKTAKEQVMKSMVYAYRDRRQTKRNFRRLWIVRINAAARLNGLSYSKLVYGLKLAGVEVNRKMLADLAVNDLNAFNSLAVVAKEKINA; from the coding sequence ATGGCAAGAGTTAAAGGCGGATTTGTAGTTCGTCGTAGACATAAAAAAGTATTGAAGCTGGCAAAGGGTTACTTCGGTTCCAAGCACCGCATTTTCAAAACAGCTAAAGAGCAAGTAATGAAATCGATGGTTTACGCATACCGTGACCGTCGTCAGACTAAACGTAACTTCCGCAGACTGTGGATCGTTCGTATCAATGCTGCAGCCCGTTTGAACGGTCTGTCTTACAGCAAGCTTGTATACGGCCTGAAATTGGCTGGTGTAGAAGTGAACCGTAAGATGCTGGCTGATCTGGCAGTGAACGATCTGAACGCCTTCAACTCCCTGGCTGTTGTTGCCAAAGAGAAGATCAACGCGTAA
- the rpmI gene encoding 50S ribosomal protein L35 has protein sequence MPKMKTHSSLKGRFKITGTGKVLRYKAHKNHLLSHKSKRAKRVLNGNPVMAPGDVRRLKQGLANLK, from the coding sequence ATGCCTAAAATGAAAACACATAGCAGCCTGAAAGGCCGCTTCAAGATCACTGGAACTGGTAAAGTATTGCGTTACAAAGCTCACAAGAACCACTTGCTGTCCCACAAATCGAAGCGTGCAAAACGCGTATTGAACGGCAATCCGGTAATGGCCCCTGGGGATGTAAGACGTTTGAAACAAGGACTCGCTAACTTGAAATAG
- the infC gene encoding translation initiation factor IF-3, with protein MINDEIRAKEVRLVGAEGEQIGIKPIREALQMAIDLNLDLVNVAPQAKPPVCRIMDYGKFRYETQKKEKEARKNQKIVDLKEVWFRANIEEHDYQTKFRNVIKFLGEGDKVKCSVRFRGREITHASIGQKILERVKSEVEEIAVVERQPKLEGRSMIMILAPKPQ; from the coding sequence ATGATCAATGATGAAATTCGTGCCAAAGAGGTTCGGCTGGTCGGAGCAGAGGGTGAACAAATCGGGATCAAGCCGATCCGCGAGGCGTTACAAATGGCGATCGATCTTAATCTGGATTTAGTCAACGTAGCACCGCAGGCGAAGCCGCCGGTATGCCGCATCATGGATTACGGCAAGTTCCGTTATGAAACGCAGAAGAAAGAGAAGGAAGCCCGTAAGAACCAGAAGATCGTGGATCTCAAGGAAGTCTGGTTCCGTGCAAACATTGAGGAACATGATTATCAGACCAAGTTCCGCAATGTAATCAAGTTCCTGGGCGAAGGCGATAAAGTGAAGTGCTCCGTCCGTTTCCGCGGCCGTGAGATTACCCACGCTAGTATCGGCCAGAAGATCCTGGAGCGCGTGAAGAGCGAAGTAGAAGAAATTGCTGTTGTAGAGCGCCAGCCTAAGCTGGAAGGCCGCAGCATGATCATGATTCTGGCTCCGAAGCCCCAATAA
- a CDS encoding glycosyltransferase family 2 protein, translating into MTDALFVTLQVILAAIAVYQFAFSLFGLRKKKNKVKYAPQKSFAVLVAAHNEEEVVGALMENLKQLNYPQELYDVFVICDNCTDNTAAIVREHGMNACVRTNSNLRGKGYAIEWMLKELWALPRQYDAVVMFDADNLAHTEFLTEMNNDLCSGGRVIQGYIDTKNPEDSWITAAYGVSYWYINRLWQLSRHNLKMANFLGGTGMCFETNLLKEMGWGATSLVEDLEFTMRSASKGVYPKFNYDAKVFDEKPLTFKASSRQRLRWMQGHFTVARRYFFPLLWQGIKERSLTKFDLALYGANVYIVLLTFLMTAVMFVDNAVFDGPHIANIYGHLPLWLGYFAVGANILTFLLAMALERVKFKKVYLYLLVFPVYLLSWYPITFYAFFTQNNKQWSHTKHTRVVRLEEVQSKQVS; encoded by the coding sequence ATGACAGACGCACTGTTTGTTACGCTCCAAGTGATCTTGGCGGCAATTGCAGTTTATCAGTTTGCATTCTCACTGTTTGGACTGCGCAAGAAGAAGAATAAGGTTAAGTATGCGCCGCAGAAATCATTTGCCGTGCTGGTTGCTGCGCATAACGAAGAAGAAGTGGTCGGCGCCCTGATGGAAAACCTGAAGCAGCTTAATTATCCCCAGGAACTGTACGATGTATTTGTCATCTGTGACAATTGCACGGATAATACAGCTGCGATTGTACGGGAGCACGGCATGAATGCCTGTGTACGTACCAACAGTAACCTGCGCGGTAAAGGCTATGCCATCGAGTGGATGCTGAAGGAGCTGTGGGCGCTGCCCCGCCAGTATGACGCTGTTGTCATGTTCGATGCCGACAACCTTGCGCATACAGAGTTCCTGACAGAGATGAACAACGATCTCTGTTCAGGCGGACGGGTTATTCAAGGCTACATCGATACGAAGAACCCGGAGGATTCCTGGATTACGGCTGCATATGGCGTATCCTATTGGTACATTAACCGGCTGTGGCAGCTGTCGCGCCATAATCTTAAGATGGCCAACTTCCTCGGCGGAACAGGTATGTGCTTCGAGACGAACCTGCTGAAGGAAATGGGCTGGGGCGCAACCAGTCTGGTCGAGGATTTGGAATTCACCATGCGCAGCGCCTCCAAGGGTGTATATCCAAAATTTAATTATGATGCCAAAGTATTCGATGAGAAGCCGCTTACCTTCAAGGCATCCTCCAGACAGCGTCTGCGCTGGATGCAGGGTCATTTCACCGTAGCCCGCCGTTACTTCTTCCCGCTGCTGTGGCAGGGGATTAAGGAACGCAGCCTGACGAAGTTCGACCTGGCACTCTACGGAGCGAACGTATATATTGTGTTGCTTACATTCCTGATGACTGCCGTAATGTTTGTGGATAATGCTGTGTTCGACGGTCCGCATATTGCGAATATTTACGGACATCTGCCACTTTGGCTCGGGTACTTTGCCGTAGGAGCGAACATTCTGACCTTCCTGCTGGCCATGGCGCTGGAGCGGGTGAAGTTCAAGAAGGTCTACCTGTACCTGCTGGTGTTCCCGGTCTATCTGCTTTCATGGTATCCCATCACGTTCTATGCGTTCTTCACGCAGAACAACAAGCAGTGGAGTCATACCAAGCATACGCGCGTAGTCCGGCTGGAAGAAGTGCAGAGCAAGCAGGTTTCATAA
- a CDS encoding phosphatase PAP2 family protein: MRPLFKKLHLLEQRVFQWINGRMHNPFLNFWLFYLTHLGGATSAIGINLLVWAVCPQPWRTTGLQALAALAISHVPVAIAKKLYPRLRPYLALPDTNTFRNPLKDHSFPSGHTTAIFASTVPYMIAYPVLTAVLLPLACTVGFSRIYLGLHYPSDVLAGAVIGSGVAAGTLALWI, from the coding sequence ATGAGACCTTTATTCAAGAAACTGCATCTCCTGGAGCAGCGGGTGTTTCAATGGATTAACGGACGGATGCACAATCCGTTTCTGAACTTCTGGCTCTTCTACCTCACTCATCTCGGAGGTGCAACAAGTGCGATCGGCATCAATCTCCTGGTCTGGGCAGTGTGCCCGCAGCCATGGAGAACTACAGGGCTGCAAGCGCTGGCCGCGCTGGCGATAAGCCATGTGCCCGTCGCTATCGCCAAAAAGCTCTACCCGCGCCTGCGGCCTTATCTGGCCCTGCCGGACACCAATACGTTCCGTAATCCGCTTAAGGATCATTCTTTTCCTTCAGGCCATACGACCGCTATCTTCGCCTCAACGGTTCCTTATATGATAGCATATCCTGTCCTGACTGCAGTTCTGCTTCCTCTGGCCTGCACAGTCGGATTCTCCCGGATCTACCTCGGGCTGCATTATCCGTCTGATGTCCTGGCTGGAGCAGTCATTGGGTCTGGAGTCGCAGCCGGTACGCTTGCCCTCTGGATATGA